One genomic region from Hoeflea algicola encodes:
- the pbpC gene encoding penicillin-binding protein 1C translates to MKRPSAARWKRLAGISLSGLVLIGLGAIALVRADRAFPPPLEAASDLSREVVDRNDQLLRAYTTPQGLWRLPMSLDAVDPDYINMLLAYEDRRFRDHWGVDPLALLRAAVQFVVNGGRIVSGGSTITMQVARLIEPRSERSLSAKLRQMVRALQIERRLSKDEILSLYLTLAPYGGNIEGVRAASLAWFGKEPRKLTLGQSALLVALPQAPEVRRPDRQHAQARQARDRVLRRMQESGLIPESEIARASASAVPRGRRAMPDLAAHTADTALKSMPEARVIKLTLEQTIQARLEDLARETAARLGPKQSLAMVLADGRNGEILASVGSTGHLDAGRAGAIDMSRAIRSPGSTLKPFIYGLAFEDALVDPATLIDDSPADFSGYRPRNFDRGFMGEVSVSEALQLSLNVPAVRLLEAVGPQRFLARLRRGGADLQLPPGGAPGLAIGLGGAGVSLRDLVQLYTAFINDGAARVLHDGFEDGVKTTFEHPVLDARANWRVSNILSGVDAPQGAPRIAIAYKTGTSYGYRDAWAVGFDGRHVLGVWVGRPDAAPLPGLSGLTTAAPLLFEAFARSDLAPVKFAAPPRGLVVRSRSQLPFALRKFAPGQDAAPLMAGVSLPPRIVYPPQGARVALTSRGAGQLTPLVIKLQGGAAPYRLIANGEPLAKASRRRVLNWTPDGAGASTLTVMDAEGRAASVSVFIDAD, encoded by the coding sequence ATGAAACGGCCGTCCGCGGCAAGATGGAAACGCCTCGCTGGCATCAGCTTGAGCGGCCTTGTCCTCATCGGGCTTGGGGCGATCGCGCTGGTGCGTGCAGACCGGGCGTTTCCGCCACCGCTTGAGGCTGCCAGCGATCTTTCGCGCGAGGTGGTAGATCGGAACGACCAGCTCCTGCGCGCCTACACAACGCCGCAGGGTCTGTGGCGGTTGCCGATGAGTTTGGATGCGGTTGATCCAGACTACATCAACATGCTGCTTGCCTATGAGGATCGCCGTTTTCGCGATCACTGGGGTGTCGACCCGCTGGCCTTGCTGCGGGCGGCGGTGCAGTTCGTGGTCAATGGCGGCCGCATCGTTTCTGGCGGTTCTACCATCACCATGCAGGTGGCGCGGCTGATCGAACCGCGGTCTGAGCGGTCGCTTTCGGCCAAACTCAGGCAAATGGTGCGGGCGCTGCAGATCGAGCGGCGCCTGAGCAAGGATGAAATCCTTTCGCTTTACCTCACGCTGGCGCCCTATGGCGGCAACATCGAAGGCGTACGCGCGGCGAGCCTCGCCTGGTTTGGCAAGGAGCCGCGCAAGCTCACGTTGGGGCAATCGGCGCTCTTGGTGGCGCTGCCGCAGGCGCCGGAAGTGCGGCGGCCCGACCGCCAACATGCACAAGCGCGGCAGGCGCGCGACCGGGTGCTCAGACGAATGCAGGAATCGGGCCTCATTCCCGAAAGCGAAATTGCCCGTGCGTCAGCATCCGCTGTTCCACGCGGGCGCCGTGCAATGCCGGATCTCGCCGCCCACACTGCCGACACAGCCTTGAAATCAATGCCGGAAGCCCGTGTGATCAAGCTGACACTGGAGCAGACAATTCAGGCACGGCTGGAAGATCTGGCGCGGGAAACCGCGGCCCGGCTTGGGCCCAAACAATCGCTTGCCATGGTGCTGGCCGATGGCCGCAATGGCGAGATCCTCGCCTCCGTGGGGTCAACCGGGCACCTGGATGCCGGACGCGCCGGCGCCATCGATATGAGCCGCGCCATCCGCTCACCAGGTTCAACCCTGAAACCCTTCATCTATGGCCTGGCGTTCGAGGATGCACTTGTCGATCCGGCAACGCTGATTGATGACAGCCCGGCTGATTTTTCCGGTTACCGCCCGCGCAATTTCGATCGTGGTTTCATGGGCGAGGTCAGCGTCAGCGAAGCATTGCAGCTTTCGCTCAATGTGCCGGCGGTGCGGTTGCTCGAAGCGGTTGGCCCGCAGCGTTTTCTCGCCCGGCTGAGACGCGGCGGCGCAGATCTGCAGTTGCCGCCCGGCGGCGCACCTGGACTTGCCATCGGGCTTGGCGGAGCCGGCGTGAGCCTGCGCGATCTGGTGCAGCTCTACACAGCGTTTATAAATGATGGCGCCGCCCGGGTGCTGCATGATGGTTTTGAGGATGGGGTAAAGACCACATTCGAGCACCCGGTGCTCGATGCCCGTGCCAATTGGCGGGTTAGCAATATTCTCTCGGGCGTTGATGCACCGCAAGGCGCGCCCCGGATCGCCATCGCCTACAAGACCGGCACCTCCTATGGCTATCGCGACGCCTGGGCGGTGGGTTTTGACGGCCGCCATGTGCTCGGCGTCTGGGTTGGACGACCTGATGCCGCACCCTTGCCGGGGCTGTCGGGACTTACGACCGCAGCCCCCTTGCTGTTTGAGGCGTTTGCGCGCAGCGATCTCGCACCGGTTAAATTTGCCGCACCGCCGCGGGGCCTGGTTGTCCGGTCGCGTAGCCAATTGCCGTTTGCGCTCAGAAAATTTGCACCCGGCCAGGATGCTGCACCACTGATGGCCGGTGTTTCTTTGCCGCCGCGCATTGTCTATCCGCCACAGGGCGCGCGCGTGGCCTTAACCTCGCGCGGCGCCGGGCAACTGACGCCACTGGTAATCAAGCTGCAGGGCGGGGCGGCGCCCTACCGGCTGATTGCCAATGGCGAACCGTTGGCCAAGGCAAGTCGCCGGCGTGTGTTAAACTGGACGCCGGACGGGGCAGGGGCTTCCACGCTGACGGTGATGGATGCCGAGGGACGGGCCGCCAGCGTCAGCGTGTTCATTGACGCGGACTGA